Proteins encoded together in one Paracidovorax wautersii window:
- a CDS encoding integration host factor subunit alpha — MVEFAVESLETPALTKAQLADLLFDQIGLNKRESKDMIDAFFDLISQSLVEGKDVKLSGFGNFQIRTKAPRPGRNPRTGEAIPIEARRVVTFHASSKLKEQIQGEPKA, encoded by the coding sequence ATGGTGGAATTTGCGGTCGAAAGCCTGGAGACGCCTGCACTGACCAAGGCGCAGCTGGCCGATCTGCTGTTCGACCAGATCGGCCTGAACAAGCGCGAGTCCAAGGACATGATCGACGCGTTCTTCGACCTCATCTCGCAGAGCCTGGTCGAGGGCAAGGATGTGAAACTGTCGGGCTTCGGCAATTTCCAGATCCGCACCAAGGCGCCGCGGCCCGGGCGCAATCCGCGCACGGGCGAGGCGATTCCGATCGAGGCGCGCCGCGTCGTCACCTTCCACGCGAGCAGCAAGCTCAAGGAACAGATCCAGGGCGAGCCCAAGGCCTGA
- a CDS encoding MerR family transcriptional regulator, protein MNSPLPAIPAKRYFTIGEVAELCGVKPHVLRYWEQEFTQLRPMKRRGNRRYYQHHEVLMIRRIRDLLYDQGFTISGARNRLQELAHAGKGHGLALDAELEEEEGGDGHMPATGDEALRVMATPAMLDAQGVRRELIEIRELLSLG, encoded by the coding sequence ATGAACTCCCCGTTGCCCGCCATTCCAGCCAAGCGCTACTTCACCATCGGTGAGGTGGCGGAGCTGTGCGGCGTGAAGCCGCACGTCCTGCGCTACTGGGAGCAGGAGTTCACCCAGCTGCGGCCCATGAAAAGGCGCGGCAACCGGCGCTACTACCAGCACCACGAAGTGCTCATGATCCGGCGCATCCGCGACCTGCTGTACGACCAGGGGTTCACGATCAGCGGTGCGCGCAACCGCCTGCAGGAGCTCGCACACGCGGGCAAGGGACATGGCCTGGCCCTGGACGCCGAGTTGGAGGAAGAAGAGGGCGGCGATGGCCACATGCCTGCGACCGGCGATGAGGCGCTGCGTGTGATGGCGACCCCCGCAATGCTGGACGCGCAGGGCGTTCGCCGTGAATTGATCGAAATTCGCGAACTTCTTTCTTTGGGCTGA
- the carA gene encoding glutamine-hydrolyzing carbamoyl-phosphate synthase small subunit yields MLLSLQGSFPPAILALADGTVFIGNSIGATGTTVGEVVFNTAITGYQEILTDPSYCQQIVTLTYPHIGNYGINAEDIEADKVHAAGLIIKDLPLLASNFRSSETLSQYLVRESTVAIANIDTRKLTRLLRDKGAQNGAIVGLAAGEQVTQARVDEALAAAKAAPSMKGLDLAKVVSTPTSYVWDQTEWKLGEGYGRQTAPRFHVVAYDYGVKKNILRMLAERGCKLTVVPAQTPAAEVLAMNPDGVFLSNGPGDPAPCDYAIEATRQIIDAGVPTFGICLGHQIMALASGAQTFKMDNSHHGANHPVKDLDNGRVSITSQNHGFAVEAETLPATLRPTHTSLFDGTLQGLERTDQPAFCFQGHPEASPGPHDIAYLFDRFTALMEKK; encoded by the coding sequence GTGCTCTTGTCTCTACAGGGATCCTTCCCGCCCGCCATCCTGGCGCTCGCAGACGGCACGGTCTTTATCGGCAACTCGATCGGTGCCACCGGCACCACCGTCGGCGAAGTGGTGTTCAACACCGCCATCACCGGCTACCAGGAAATCCTCACCGACCCCAGCTACTGCCAGCAGATCGTCACCCTGACGTATCCGCACATCGGCAACTACGGGATCAACGCCGAGGACATCGAGGCCGACAAGGTCCACGCCGCCGGCCTCATCATCAAAGACCTGCCCCTGCTGGCCAGCAACTTCCGCAGCAGCGAGACGCTGTCGCAGTACCTCGTGCGCGAAAGCACGGTGGCCATCGCCAACATCGACACCCGCAAGCTGACGCGCCTGCTGCGCGACAAGGGTGCGCAGAACGGCGCCATCGTGGGTCTGGCCGCAGGCGAGCAGGTCACGCAGGCACGCGTCGATGAAGCCCTGGCGGCGGCCAAGGCTGCGCCGAGCATGAAGGGCCTGGACCTCGCCAAGGTCGTGAGCACGCCGACCTCCTACGTCTGGGACCAGACCGAGTGGAAGCTGGGCGAAGGCTACGGCCGGCAGACCGCGCCGCGCTTCCATGTGGTGGCGTACGACTACGGCGTGAAGAAGAACATCCTGCGCATGCTGGCCGAGCGTGGCTGCAAGCTCACCGTGGTGCCCGCGCAGACGCCGGCCGCCGAGGTGCTGGCCATGAACCCTGACGGGGTGTTCCTGTCCAACGGCCCCGGAGACCCGGCGCCCTGCGACTACGCGATCGAGGCCACGCGCCAGATCATCGACGCCGGCGTGCCCACCTTTGGTATCTGCCTGGGCCACCAGATCATGGCCCTGGCTAGCGGCGCCCAAACCTTCAAGATGGACAACAGCCACCACGGCGCCAACCATCCCGTGAAGGACCTGGACAACGGCCGCGTCAGCATCACCAGCCAAAACCACGGCTTTGCCGTGGAGGCCGAGACGCTGCCCGCCACGCTGCGCCCCACGCACACCAGCCTGTTCGACGGCACGCTGCAGGGCCTGGAGCGCACCGACCAGCCGGCCTTCTGCTTCCAGGGCCACCCGGAAGCCTCGCCCGGCCCGCATGACATCGCCTACCTGTTTGACCGCTTCACCGCGCTGATGGAGAAGAAGTAA
- the carB gene encoding carbamoyl-phosphate synthase large subunit, translating into MPKRTDLKSILIIGAGPIIIGQACEFDYSGVQACKALREEGYKVILINSNPATIMTDPATADVTYIEPITWQTVEKIIAKERPDAILPTMGGQTALNCALDLWRNGVLHKYKVELIGATPEAIDKAEDRLKFKDAMTRIGLGSARSGIAHSMDEAWAVQKSVGFPTVIRPSFTLGGTGGGIAYNPEEFETICKRGLEASPTNELLIEESLLGWKEYEMEVVRDKADNCIIICSIENLDPMGVHTGDSITVAPAQTLTDKEYQVLRNASLAVLREIGVDTGGSNVQFSINPKDGRMVVIEMNPRVSRSSALASKATGFPIAKVAAKLAVGYTLDELKNEITGGATPASFEPSIDYVVTKIPRFAFEKFPTADSRLTTQMKSVGEVMAMGRTFQESFQKALRGLEVGVDGMNEKTQDRELLEKELGEPGPERIWYVGDAFAMGLSVDEVFDLTKIDKWFLVQIEQIVKIELEIDKLVAEKGEGALAALDAGTLLTLKQKGFSDRRLAKLLKTTEKAVREARRALNVRPVYKRVDTCAAEFATNTAYLYSTYEAAPYGGAAECEAAPTGNKKIMVLGGGPNRIGQGIEFDYCCVHAALAMREDGYETIMVNCNPETVSTDYDTSDRLYFEPVTLEDVLEIVAKEKPVGVIVQYGGQTPLKLALGLEAEGVPIIGTTPDMIDAAEDRERFQKLLGDLGLRQPPNATARTEAEALEKAAALGYPLVVRPSYVLGGRAMEIVHEQRDLERYMREAVKVSNDSPVLLDRFLSNAIECDVDCVRDSAGVTFIGGVMEHIEQAGVHSGDSACSLPPYYLSQPTIDEIKRQTAAMAAGLNVVGLMNVQFAIQEVDGRDVIYVLEVNPRASRTVPFVSKATGIQLAKVAARCMAGQTLASQGITKEVTPPYFSVKEAVFPFVKFPGVDTILGPEMKSTGEVMGVGKTFGEAFVKSQLGAGTKLPTSGKVFLTVKNADKPRAVDIARQLVALGFELVATKGTAAAIAEAGVPVGVVNKVTEGRPHIVDMIKNNEIVMVINTVEERRNAIADSRAIRTSSLLARVTTFTTIFGAEAAVEGMKHLDNLDVYSVQELHAQLAAA; encoded by the coding sequence ATGCCAAAGCGCACCGACCTCAAATCGATCCTCATCATCGGCGCTGGCCCGATCATCATCGGCCAGGCCTGCGAGTTCGACTACTCTGGCGTGCAGGCCTGCAAGGCCCTGCGCGAAGAGGGCTACAAGGTCATCCTGATCAACAGCAACCCTGCCACGATCATGACCGACCCGGCCACGGCCGACGTCACCTACATCGAGCCCATCACCTGGCAGACGGTCGAGAAGATCATCGCCAAGGAACGCCCCGACGCGATCCTGCCCACCATGGGCGGCCAGACCGCGCTGAACTGCGCGCTGGATCTGTGGCGCAACGGCGTGCTGCACAAGTACAAGGTGGAGCTGATCGGCGCGACGCCCGAAGCCATCGACAAGGCCGAAGACCGCCTGAAGTTCAAGGATGCGATGACCCGCATCGGCCTGGGCTCGGCGCGCTCCGGCATCGCCCACAGCATGGACGAAGCCTGGGCTGTGCAGAAGTCGGTCGGCTTCCCCACCGTCATCCGCCCGAGCTTCACGCTGGGCGGCACGGGCGGCGGCATCGCCTACAACCCCGAAGAGTTCGAGACCATCTGCAAGCGCGGCCTGGAAGCCTCGCCCACCAACGAGCTGCTGATCGAAGAATCGCTGCTCGGTTGGAAGGAGTACGAGATGGAAGTGGTCCGCGACAAGGCGGATAACTGCATCATCATCTGCTCCATCGAGAACCTGGACCCGATGGGCGTGCACACCGGCGACTCGATCACCGTGGCCCCGGCCCAGACGCTGACGGACAAGGAATACCAGGTCCTGCGCAATGCGTCGCTCGCCGTGCTGCGCGAGATCGGCGTGGACACGGGCGGCTCCAACGTGCAGTTCTCCATCAACCCGAAGGACGGCCGCATGGTCGTCATCGAGATGAACCCGCGCGTGTCGCGCTCGTCCGCTCTGGCCTCCAAGGCCACGGGCTTCCCGATCGCCAAGGTCGCGGCCAAGCTGGCCGTGGGCTACACGCTGGATGAACTCAAGAACGAGATCACCGGCGGTGCCACGCCGGCATCGTTCGAGCCGTCGATCGACTATGTGGTCACCAAGATCCCGCGTTTCGCGTTCGAGAAGTTCCCCACGGCCGACAGCCGCCTGACCACGCAGATGAAGTCGGTGGGCGAAGTCATGGCCATGGGCCGTACCTTCCAGGAGTCGTTCCAGAAAGCCCTGCGCGGCCTGGAAGTCGGCGTGGACGGCATGAACGAGAAGACCCAGGACCGCGAACTGCTTGAAAAGGAACTGGGCGAGCCCGGCCCCGAGCGCATCTGGTACGTGGGCGATGCCTTCGCCATGGGCCTGTCGGTGGACGAAGTCTTCGACCTGACCAAGATCGACAAGTGGTTCCTGGTACAGATCGAGCAGATCGTGAAGATCGAGCTCGAGATCGACAAGCTGGTCGCCGAGAAGGGCGAGGGCGCGCTGGCCGCCCTGGATGCGGGCACGCTGCTGACGCTCAAGCAAAAGGGTTTCTCCGACCGCCGCCTGGCGAAGCTGCTCAAGACCACCGAGAAGGCCGTGCGCGAAGCGCGCCGCGCGCTCAACGTGCGCCCCGTGTACAAGCGCGTGGACACCTGCGCGGCCGAGTTCGCCACCAACACGGCCTACCTGTATTCCACGTATGAAGCGGCGCCCTACGGCGGTGCTGCGGAGTGCGAGGCAGCGCCCACCGGCAACAAGAAGATCATGGTGCTGGGCGGTGGCCCGAACCGCATCGGCCAGGGCATCGAGTTCGACTACTGCTGCGTGCATGCCGCACTCGCCATGCGCGAGGACGGCTATGAAACCATCATGGTCAACTGCAACCCCGAGACCGTGTCCACCGACTACGACACCTCCGACCGCCTGTACTTCGAGCCCGTCACGCTCGAAGACGTGCTGGAGATCGTGGCCAAGGAAAAGCCGGTCGGCGTGATCGTGCAGTACGGCGGCCAGACGCCTTTGAAGCTCGCGCTGGGCCTCGAAGCCGAAGGCGTGCCGATCATCGGGACCACGCCCGACATGATCGATGCCGCCGAAGACCGCGAGCGCTTCCAGAAGCTGCTGGGCGACCTCGGCCTGCGCCAGCCGCCCAACGCCACGGCCCGTACCGAAGCCGAGGCGCTGGAAAAGGCCGCGGCCCTGGGCTACCCCCTGGTGGTGCGCCCGAGCTACGTGCTGGGCGGCCGCGCGATGGAAATCGTGCACGAGCAGCGCGACCTCGAGCGCTACATGCGCGAGGCCGTGAAGGTGAGCAACGACTCGCCCGTGCTGCTGGACCGCTTCCTGTCCAACGCCATCGAGTGCGACGTGGACTGCGTGCGCGACTCCGCCGGCGTGACCTTCATCGGCGGTGTGATGGAACACATCGAACAGGCCGGCGTGCACAGCGGCGACTCCGCCTGCTCGCTGCCGCCGTACTACCTGTCGCAGCCCACCATCGACGAGATCAAGCGCCAGACCGCCGCCATGGCGGCCGGCCTGAACGTGGTCGGCCTGATGAACGTGCAGTTCGCCATCCAGGAAGTGGACGGCAGGGACGTGATCTACGTGCTGGAAGTCAACCCCCGCGCCTCGCGCACGGTGCCTTTCGTCTCCAAGGCCACGGGCATCCAGCTGGCCAAGGTGGCGGCACGCTGCATGGCCGGCCAGACGCTGGCGTCGCAAGGCATCACCAAGGAGGTCACGCCGCCGTACTTCAGCGTGAAGGAAGCCGTGTTCCCGTTCGTCAAGTTCCCTGGTGTGGACACGATTCTCGGCCCCGAGATGAAGTCCACCGGCGAGGTGATGGGCGTGGGCAAGACCTTCGGCGAGGCCTTCGTGAAGAGCCAGCTCGGCGCGGGCACCAAGCTGCCGACGTCGGGCAAGGTGTTCCTCACCGTGAAGAATGCCGACAAGCCGCGTGCCGTCGACATCGCCCGCCAGCTCGTCGCCCTGGGCTTCGAACTGGTGGCGACCAAGGGGACGGCAGCGGCGATTGCCGAGGCCGGCGTGCCCGTGGGCGTGGTGAACAAGGTGACCGAGGGCCGCCCGCACATCGTGGACATGATCAAGAACAACGAGATCGTCATGGTGATCAACACCGTGGAAGAGCGTCGCAACGCGATCGCCGATTCGCGTGCGATCC